Proteins encoded within one genomic window of Chitinophaga parva:
- the ureG gene encoding urease accessory protein UreG has translation MERKYIKIGIAGPVGSGKTALIERLTRRMAGQYSLGVITNDIYTKEDAEFLTKNSTLPPDRIIGVETGGCPHTAIREDASMNLEAVEEITTRFPDIEIVFIESGGDNLSATFSPDLADITIFVIDVAEGDKIPRKGGPGITRSDLLVINKIDLAPYVGASLEVMDRDARKMRGDRPFLFTDLMKGTGLPEVIQWIRQYGLLEDVAEAKA, from the coding sequence ATGGAAAGAAAATATATCAAAATAGGCATAGCTGGTCCCGTGGGCTCCGGCAAAACCGCCCTCATTGAAAGGCTTACCCGCCGCATGGCCGGCCAGTACAGCCTGGGTGTGATCACCAATGATATTTATACAAAAGAAGATGCGGAGTTCCTCACGAAGAACAGTACCCTGCCGCCGGACCGCATCATTGGCGTGGAAACCGGCGGATGCCCGCACACCGCCATCCGCGAAGATGCCAGTATGAACCTGGAAGCCGTGGAAGAGATCACCACCCGCTTTCCCGACATTGAAATTGTATTCATTGAAAGCGGCGGCGATAACCTCTCCGCCACCTTCAGCCCCGACCTGGCAGACATTACCATCTTTGTAATTGACGTGGCGGAAGGCGATAAAATACCCCGCAAAGGAGGCCCCGGCATTACGCGCAGTGACCTGCTGGTGATCAACAAAATAGACCTGGCCCCCTACGTGGGCGCCAGCCTGGAAGTAATGGACCGCGATGCCCGCAAAATGCGGGGCGACCGGCCTTTCCTCTTCACAGACCTCATGAAAGGCACCGGCCTGCCGGAGGTGATCCAATGGATACGCCAATACGGGCTATTGGAAGACGTGGCGGAGGCAAAGGCATGA
- a CDS encoding urease accessory protein UreD, which produces MTCTLHITAALRAGITYLRHSYCTRPFKVANIREDRAALQLPLVIMSASPGMLDGDVYHWKIEVEAGAHLLLQTQSYQRLFTMQQGAHQRIDVEVASGAALHYLPHPTVPQAAAVFEGHTHIHLQENAHLLWSEIITCGRKLNGEVFAFTRFHSTTEVRWKNKLVLRENTWLEPQRWSLPGMGQLETYTHQASLFCFDEQLDMNALADALHEMFAMEERIATGVSRTAHHGLMLRFLGQGGEQLQTMIARAAALVAGMREGVNILK; this is translated from the coding sequence ATGACCTGCACCCTGCATATAACAGCCGCCCTGCGCGCCGGTATCACCTACCTGCGCCACAGCTATTGCACCCGGCCATTCAAGGTGGCAAACATCCGCGAGGACCGGGCCGCCCTGCAACTGCCCCTGGTGATCATGAGCGCCTCCCCGGGCATGCTGGACGGGGATGTGTACCACTGGAAAATTGAGGTGGAAGCCGGTGCCCACCTGCTGCTGCAAACCCAGTCTTACCAGCGTCTCTTTACCATGCAGCAGGGCGCCCACCAGCGTATTGACGTGGAAGTGGCCAGTGGGGCGGCTTTGCACTACCTGCCCCATCCCACCGTTCCGCAGGCGGCGGCCGTGTTTGAAGGTCACACACACATTCATTTACAGGAAAACGCGCACCTGCTGTGGAGTGAGATCATCACCTGCGGGCGTAAGCTCAATGGGGAAGTGTTTGCCTTTACCCGTTTTCACAGTACCACGGAAGTGCGCTGGAAGAACAAACTGGTACTACGGGAGAACACCTGGCTGGAACCGCAGCGCTGGTCACTTCCCGGCATGGGCCAGCTGGAAACCTATACCCACCAGGCCAGCCTTTTCTGCTTTGATGAACAGCTGGATATGAATGCGCTGGCAGATGCCCTGCATGAAATGTTCGCCATGGAAGAACGTATAGCCACAGGTGTGAGCCGCACTGCCCATCACGGCCTGATGCTACGCTTCCTGGGCCAGGGCGGGGAACAATTACAAACCATGATAGCCCGTGCAGCCGCCCTGGTGGCCGGTATGCGGGAAGGCGTAAATATATTGAAATGA